A single Mangrovimonas sp. YM274 DNA region contains:
- a CDS encoding GyrI-like domain-containing protein: protein MKFFKYFLFLCLIACIALAIYIAVQPNSFKVSREHVMETPASVAYNNVVDFQNWEAWSPWIEKDPNTSITLGENTLGVGGNYSWTDSQGKGSMKTKEVIENNEIDQEIQFDNYQPSNLNWKFEALEPAKTKVTWTMTAEKLPFMFKAYALANGGFDAMIGPDFERGLVKLDSVLQESMKVYNIKVNGVTQHSGGFYLYNTTSCKISEMENKMQEMLPKVLEYAKSNNIALAGAPYINYLKWDEANNATIFSCCVPTTAQVITADDSDILTGYMDAFRAVETTLTGDYNNLKEAWDIAMKYVPEHGYEFKENGPMLETYLTDPIQTPNPADWITKIYIAIKDDNSTTPQETTSL, encoded by the coding sequence ATGAAATTTTTTAAATACTTTCTCTTTCTGTGTTTGATTGCTTGTATTGCTTTAGCTATCTATATTGCAGTACAACCAAATTCATTCAAAGTAAGTCGTGAGCATGTCATGGAAACTCCTGCTTCAGTTGCATACAATAATGTTGTTGATTTCCAAAACTGGGAAGCTTGGTCGCCATGGATAGAAAAAGATCCCAATACCTCCATTACTTTGGGAGAAAACACCTTAGGAGTTGGAGGGAATTACTCCTGGACTGACTCTCAAGGTAAAGGATCCATGAAAACCAAAGAGGTTATTGAAAACAATGAAATTGACCAAGAAATACAATTTGACAATTACCAACCCTCCAATTTAAATTGGAAATTTGAAGCATTAGAACCCGCAAAAACAAAAGTTACTTGGACCATGACCGCTGAGAAACTTCCCTTTATGTTTAAAGCCTATGCTTTAGCCAATGGAGGCTTTGACGCTATGATAGGACCAGATTTTGAAAGAGGCCTGGTTAAATTGGATAGTGTGCTTCAAGAATCCATGAAAGTTTATAATATTAAAGTGAATGGCGTAACCCAACACAGTGGCGGTTTCTATTTGTACAATACTACTTCATGCAAAATTTCAGAAATGGAGAATAAAATGCAGGAAATGCTTCCCAAAGTTTTGGAATATGCCAAATCCAATAACATTGCTTTAGCCGGCGCTCCATATATTAATTATCTTAAATGGGATGAAGCTAACAATGCAACTATCTTTTCCTGTTGCGTTCCTACTACTGCTCAAGTCATTACTGCTGATGACAGTGATATACTTACTGGATATATGGATGCCTTTAGAGCTGTGGAAACGACTCTTACAGGTGATTACAACAACCTAAAAGAAGCTTGGGACATTGCCATGAAATATGTGCCAGAGCATGGGTATGAATTTAAAGAGAATGGACCAATGCTGGAAACCTACCTTACAGACCCGATCCAAACACCAAATCCTGCAGATTGGATCACTAAAATATACATTGCTATTAAAGATGATAATAGTACCACACCCCAAGAAACAACCAGCCTTTAA
- a CDS encoding MFS transporter: protein MKQIFNSYIDTFKGLSTEVWWLALITLINRAGTMVVPFLSLYLTKSLNFSLSDVAWIMSAFGAGSVLGSWLGGKLTDKIGYYKVMVISLIASGFLFIGLQFINTYTGMIFGVGLLMAVADMFRPAMFVALSAYSKPENKTRSVTLIRLAINLGFSAGPAIGGIIILSLGYAGLFWVDGITCILAGILLLNVLNPKTAKVHDEITVPNPKSAYKDGAYIIFLIAMVLFSIVFLQYFSTMPLYYEKERLLSEFEIGLLMGMNGLLIAIFEMPLIKWLEGLKYTKTGLIIYGALLTALSFLVLNLSSWSGILIVGMLLMTVGEMIAFPFSNAFALKRATRGNQGEYMALYSMAFAIAHIFGHNTGMQLIKLVGFKSTWYIIIAIMLICVLLLVFLKRKMAYRNISQ, encoded by the coding sequence ATGAAACAAATTTTTAACAGTTATATCGATACTTTCAAGGGACTCTCTACAGAAGTTTGGTGGTTGGCCCTAATTACGCTTATTAACAGAGCAGGAACCATGGTAGTACCTTTTCTATCGCTCTACCTCACTAAAAGCCTAAACTTTTCATTAAGTGATGTGGCATGGATCATGTCTGCCTTTGGAGCGGGTTCTGTTTTAGGCTCTTGGCTAGGAGGCAAATTGACCGACAAAATTGGTTATTACAAAGTTATGGTGATTAGCCTTATAGCCTCAGGCTTCCTTTTTATAGGGTTGCAATTTATCAACACTTATACAGGGATGATCTTTGGCGTTGGATTATTAATGGCAGTTGCAGACATGTTTCGTCCCGCCATGTTTGTTGCCCTTAGCGCTTATAGCAAACCCGAAAACAAAACTAGATCGGTAACCTTGATACGTTTGGCCATTAACTTAGGGTTTTCAGCTGGTCCAGCTATTGGTGGTATAATTATTCTCTCTTTAGGGTATGCTGGCCTTTTTTGGGTAGATGGCATTACCTGCATATTAGCAGGTATTTTGCTACTCAATGTACTAAATCCCAAAACAGCCAAAGTTCATGACGAGATTACCGTTCCCAACCCTAAATCGGCCTATAAAGATGGGGCCTACATCATATTTTTAATCGCTATGGTATTGTTCAGCATTGTATTTTTACAATACTTTTCCACCATGCCGTTATACTATGAGAAAGAACGATTACTTTCAGAATTTGAAATCGGTCTACTCATGGGAATGAATGGCTTATTAATTGCCATATTTGAGATGCCTCTAATAAAATGGCTTGAAGGGTTAAAATATACCAAAACAGGACTCATTATTTATGGAGCCTTGCTAACAGCCCTAAGTTTTTTGGTGCTCAATCTTAGCTCATGGTCAGGAATCTTAATCGTTGGAATGCTCTTAATGACAGTAGGTGAAATGATAGCTTTTCCCTTCTCCAATGCCTTTGCCCTAAAAAGGGCAACACGAGGCAACCAAGGAGAATATATGGCTCTGTACAGCATGGCTTTTGCCATTGCACATATTTTTGGCCATAATACCGGAATGCAGCTCATTAAACTAGTTGGTTTTAAAAGCACATGGTATATTATCATAGCAATCATGCTAATTTGTGTGCTACTATTAGTATTTTTAAAGCGTAAAATGGCTTATCGAAACATAAGCCAATAA
- a CDS encoding branched-chain amino acid aminotransferase: MQNTTDIQDIEITKCENSKINEIDFDNLAFGSVFSDHMLVCDYSNGVWETPKIVPYQNISLAPSAKILHYGQSVFEGMKAYKDTNNETFLFRPLDNCKRLNISAKRLAIPEVPENYFMEGLKTLLKVDDQWIPSAEQGSLYIRPFIFASGEGFHASPANNYKFIIATAPSGPYFSGKVSVLIEQTYSRSANGGVGYAKAGGNYAGQFYPTQLAIEKGYNQVIWTDDSTHEYIEEAGAMNIFIRIKDTLITAPTSDRILDGITRKSIIEIAKAEGFNVEVRPLSVHEVVEAAQKGDLMEMFGSGTAAVISPIASFGYKDNDYDLPQLENSYASILKKRITDIQYNRTEDPFGWRVKI; this comes from the coding sequence ATGCAGAATACAACAGACATTCAAGATATCGAAATCACGAAATGTGAAAACAGCAAAATAAACGAAATCGACTTTGACAATTTGGCCTTTGGAAGTGTCTTTTCAGACCATATGTTGGTTTGTGATTATAGTAATGGCGTTTGGGAAACTCCTAAAATTGTTCCTTACCAGAATATTAGCTTGGCACCTTCAGCAAAAATATTGCATTACGGACAATCCGTTTTTGAAGGCATGAAAGCTTATAAGGACACCAACAACGAGACATTCTTGTTTCGTCCTTTAGACAATTGTAAACGTCTTAACATCTCTGCCAAACGATTGGCTATTCCTGAAGTTCCAGAAAATTACTTTATGGAAGGACTCAAAACTTTATTAAAGGTAGACGACCAATGGATCCCAAGTGCAGAACAAGGTTCTCTGTATATTCGTCCATTTATTTTTGCTTCGGGAGAAGGCTTCCACGCTTCGCCTGCAAACAATTACAAATTCATTATTGCAACGGCACCTTCTGGCCCATATTTTTCAGGAAAAGTAAGTGTTTTGATTGAGCAAACCTATTCGCGCTCTGCCAATGGCGGAGTTGGATATGCCAAGGCTGGAGGTAATTATGCTGGGCAATTCTACCCTACACAACTAGCCATTGAAAAAGGCTACAACCAAGTGATCTGGACAGATGATAGCACTCACGAATATATCGAAGAAGCTGGTGCCATGAACATCTTTATCAGAATAAAAGACACCTTGATTACAGCCCCAACCAGTGATCGTATTTTAGATGGTATCACTAGAAAAAGTATCATTGAAATTGCAAAAGCCGAAGGCTTTAATGTAGAAGTACGTCCACTTTCGGTGCATGAAGTTGTTGAAGCGGCTCAAAAAGGTGATTTAATGGAAATGTTCGGTTCTGGTACAGCAGCCGTAATTTCTCCTATTGCATCTTTTGGATATAAAGATAACGACTATGACCTGCCTCAATTAGAAAACAGCTATGCCTCTATATTGAAAAAACGAATCACAGATATTCAATACAACAGAACTGAAGATCCATTTGGATGGCGCGTAAAAATTTAA
- a CDS encoding response regulator transcription factor yields the protein MIRLAIAEDHQSLIDGIQLLLEFEKDIVVVGTANDGEKLLDIVNSKSPNVVLTDIRMPIMDGIEATKQIKNQFPNTNVLAFSMFDQTEAISQMLEAGASGYILKNSPLTEVLTAIRSIAEGNTYFDANINTNALSSEQTPTKKGILTKRQIEILELVAQGKTSREIAEALFIGVRTVETHRKNMIKILGLQGKGELMRYALEKKYRF from the coding sequence ATGATACGATTAGCAATTGCAGAAGATCACCAATCTCTAATAGACGGTATTCAATTACTGTTGGAATTTGAAAAAGACATTGTAGTTGTTGGCACTGCCAATGACGGTGAAAAGCTATTGGATATTGTCAATAGTAAAAGTCCCAATGTTGTTTTAACAGACATCCGAATGCCCATAATGGATGGTATTGAAGCTACCAAACAAATTAAAAACCAGTTTCCAAATACTAATGTCTTGGCTTTTTCAATGTTTGATCAAACTGAGGCTATTTCTCAAATGCTTGAAGCCGGAGCCTCAGGTTACATTTTGAAAAACTCTCCACTAACAGAAGTCTTAACCGCCATCAGGTCCATAGCTGAGGGTAACACTTACTTTGATGCCAACATTAACACCAATGCGCTAAGCTCGGAGCAGACACCTACAAAAAAAGGTATTCTTACTAAACGACAAATAGAAATTCTAGAGCTCGTGGCTCAAGGCAAAACCTCAAGAGAAATTGCAGAAGCGCTTTTTATAGGCGTCCGCACAGTGGAAACCCACCGAAAAAACATGATTAAAATTCTTGGACTTCAAGGTAAGGGTGAATTAATGCGTTACGCCCTTGAAAAAAAATATCGTTTTTAA
- a CDS encoding DUF4920 domain-containing protein, with protein sequence MKTFLSLFTIALLLVSCKNESKELAKQENQKEVAYVSFGAPLEANNALAASALASQYESLKAGDSLATKVIAKVDEVCQAKGCWMKLDLGDEKQVMVKFKDYGFFVPKNIAGQEVIINGMAYVSETSVAELRHYAQDAGESEEEIAKITDPERTYAFLADGVLLKDE encoded by the coding sequence ATGAAAACATTTCTGTCCTTATTTACCATCGCACTATTATTGGTATCCTGTAAAAACGAGTCCAAGGAATTGGCAAAACAAGAAAATCAAAAAGAAGTAGCTTATGTGTCTTTTGGAGCTCCATTAGAAGCAAACAACGCTTTAGCAGCTTCTGCTCTTGCAAGCCAATATGAATCCTTAAAAGCAGGTGATAGTTTGGCTACTAAAGTTATCGCTAAAGTTGATGAGGTATGCCAAGCAAAAGGATGTTGGATGAAATTGGATTTGGGAGATGAAAAGCAGGTTATGGTAAAATTTAAAGATTATGGTTTTTTTGTTCCTAAAAATATAGCGGGACAGGAAGTAATTATAAATGGTATGGCTTATGTATCGGAGACGTCTGTGGCAGAATTACGTCATTATGCCCAAGATGCAGGAGAAAGTGAAGAAGAGATAGCTAAAATTACCGACCCAGAGCGTACGTATGCATTTTTAGCAGATGGCGTACTTCTAAAAGATGAGTAG
- the mnmD gene encoding tRNA (5-methylaminomethyl-2-thiouridine)(34)-methyltransferase MnmD: MKRKIITTGDGSKTIQIEDWDEQYHSKHGAIQEAQHVFIKHGLQYTNERFSSSASGPICILEIGFGTGLNAFLTMIEAEKLNRAINYVGVEAFPVKEEELQLLNYTEQLSKEAYQSKFKALHDTAWESEHEITPNFILQKQQKDFKEISEINHFDLIYFDAFGARVQPELWTEDIFRIMFEALRPNGVLVTYSAKGSVRRAMLAVGFKVDKLPGPPGKREMLRAYKAV; this comes from the coding sequence GTGAAACGAAAAATCATTACTACGGGAGATGGTTCCAAGACCATCCAAATTGAAGATTGGGATGAGCAGTACCATTCCAAGCATGGAGCCATACAAGAGGCACAACATGTATTTATAAAACACGGACTTCAATACACCAATGAGAGGTTTTCAAGTTCTGCGTCTGGACCAATTTGTATTTTGGAAATAGGATTTGGAACTGGGCTGAATGCTTTTTTAACCATGATTGAGGCTGAAAAACTTAATCGCGCAATTAACTATGTAGGGGTTGAAGCCTTTCCTGTAAAAGAGGAAGAGCTGCAACTGTTGAATTATACGGAGCAACTATCTAAAGAAGCTTATCAGTCTAAGTTTAAGGCGCTGCATGACACAGCTTGGGAAAGTGAACATGAAATTACACCTAATTTCATTCTTCAAAAGCAACAAAAGGATTTTAAAGAGATTTCTGAAATCAATCATTTTGATTTAATCTATTTTGATGCTTTTGGTGCTAGAGTACAACCGGAGCTATGGACAGAAGATATCTTTAGAATAATGTTTGAGGCTCTAAGGCCAAATGGAGTATTGGTTACCTATTCTGCCAAAGGAAGTGTTCGTCGTGCCATGTTAGCAGTAGGTTTTAAGGTGGATAAACTTCCTGGACCACCAGGGAAAAGAGAAATGCTACGAGCCTATAAGGCTGTTTAA
- a CDS encoding TIGR01777 family oxidoreductase, with protein MTILITGATGLIGKAIVAQCVKKDIVVHYLTTSKNKLETQPKYKGFYWDPEKGEIDAACFEGVEAIINLAGASISKRWTKSYKEIILQSRISSLNLLKKCISKHGFSIKKLVSASAIGIYPDSLTRYYEESVKEVSTSFLGTVTEQWEAAADTFIELGIEVSKIRIGLVLDDKEGALPKLVQPVRYGLGATFGDGSQWQSWIHVEDLARLFLYVLTNETSGIFNGVAPNPVTNKEMLHIIAKELGKPLIMPNIPKGFMKLVVGDMHLLLYESQLVSSKKVEAIGFSFKYPKLEMALNDLL; from the coding sequence ATGACAATCTTAATTACAGGCGCTACGGGTCTTATTGGAAAAGCAATTGTGGCACAATGTGTAAAAAAAGACATTGTTGTGCATTATTTGACTACTTCCAAGAATAAGCTCGAAACTCAACCCAAATACAAAGGATTTTATTGGGACCCAGAAAAGGGAGAAATTGATGCGGCTTGTTTTGAAGGTGTCGAGGCCATTATTAATTTGGCTGGCGCCTCCATTTCCAAACGATGGACTAAAAGTTATAAAGAGATCATTTTGCAGAGCCGAATATCTTCATTGAATTTATTGAAAAAGTGTATTTCTAAGCATGGTTTTTCAATCAAAAAGCTTGTTAGTGCCAGTGCTATTGGAATTTACCCTGATTCCCTTACACGGTATTATGAAGAAAGCGTTAAGGAAGTATCCACCTCCTTTTTGGGAACGGTTACCGAGCAATGGGAGGCAGCAGCCGATACTTTTATAGAATTAGGAATAGAGGTCTCTAAAATTAGAATTGGATTGGTTTTGGATGATAAGGAAGGTGCCTTACCTAAATTAGTTCAGCCTGTTCGCTATGGGCTTGGAGCTACTTTTGGCGATGGTAGTCAATGGCAATCTTGGATTCATGTGGAGGATTTGGCTAGATTGTTTTTATATGTTTTGACTAATGAAACTTCTGGTATTTTTAATGGAGTGGCTCCAAATCCTGTTACCAATAAGGAGATGCTACATATAATAGCGAAAGAATTGGGTAAGCCTTTAATTATGCCCAATATCCCAAAGGGTTTTATGAAGTTGGTAGTGGGAGATATGCACCTGCTGCTCTATGAAAGTCAATTGGTGAGCAGTAAAAAAGTGGAGGCCATAGGCTTTTCTTTTAAGTACCCTAAATTGGAAATGGCCTTAAACGACTTGCTGTAG
- a CDS encoding nucleoside triphosphate pyrophosphohydrolase family protein: MKKKIEAVKAFHTAFKIGHRETPKADLGQDKNLLRYKLMREENEEYLEAANNGDLVEVADALGDMLYILCGTIIEHGLQHKIEAVFDEIQRSNMSKLGEDGEPIYREDGKVLKGPNYFKPDIKTILEG; this comes from the coding sequence ATGAAGAAAAAGATTGAGGCTGTAAAAGCCTTTCATACGGCATTCAAAATTGGACATAGAGAAACCCCTAAAGCTGATCTGGGACAAGACAAAAACTTGTTGCGATACAAATTGATGCGGGAAGAAAACGAAGAGTATCTGGAGGCAGCCAATAATGGTGATTTGGTTGAGGTTGCCGATGCCTTGGGAGATATGCTCTATATTTTATGCGGGACCATCATTGAACATGGTTTACAACATAAAATAGAAGCTGTGTTTGATGAAATCCAACGCAGTAACATGAGTAAATTAGGAGAGGATGGAGAACCCATTTACAGAGAGGATGGAAAAGTGTTGAAAGGTCCCAATTATTTTAAACCCGACATTAAAACTATTCTTGAGGGATAA
- the crcB gene encoding fluoride efflux transporter CrcB: MKHLLLVFLGGGFGSVLRFGIGKLWNSHETGIPYGTFAANILGSLLIGIILGLAAKNDTLTESQTLFLATGFCGGFTTFSTFAYENHVFLRTGDFTSFAFYTIASFIIGFLAVFLGIFLVK, translated from the coding sequence ATGAAGCATTTATTACTCGTATTTCTTGGTGGAGGCTTTGGAAGTGTACTTAGATTTGGAATAGGCAAACTTTGGAACAGCCACGAAACCGGTATCCCCTATGGCACTTTTGCCGCCAATATATTGGGCAGTTTACTTATTGGCATTATTTTAGGATTGGCTGCAAAAAATGATACCCTTACAGAAAGCCAAACCCTGTTTTTGGCAACTGGCTTTTGTGGTGGATTTACCACTTTTTCAACCTTTGCCTATGAGAACCATGTATTTTTAAGGACTGGTGATTTTACAAGCTTTGCCTTTTACACCATTGCCAGTTTTATCATAGGCTTTCTAGCAGTGTTTTTGGGCATATTCTTGGTGAAATAG
- a CDS encoding YpdA family putative bacillithiol disulfide reductase, with product MNIEKDIIIIGAGPIGIACALECKQRGFDYVILEKGALTNSLFNYPLNMTFFSTSERLEINDVPFISNSPKPNRDEALEYYRRVATSNQLNINLYEEVLGILEHKGQFVVTSEKQNYRAKKVIIATGFYDIPKLLNVPGEQLPKVSHYYKEAHPYSMQKVIVVGASNSSVDAALEIWRKGGEVTMVIRGNDIGERVKYWVRPDILNRIEEGSIKAYFNSEIQEIKEEEVSINTPKGIITLPNNYVVALTGYQPNFKLLEGANITFGEDERHIPTYNAETMETNVPGLYLAGVICGGMETHKWFIENSRIHAKQIAEHISQTL from the coding sequence TTGAATATCGAGAAAGACATCATCATAATAGGCGCCGGTCCCATTGGAATTGCCTGCGCCCTTGAATGCAAACAAAGAGGGTTTGATTATGTGATTTTAGAAAAAGGAGCTCTTACTAATTCACTTTTTAACTATCCTTTAAATATGACCTTTTTCTCTACTTCTGAAAGATTAGAGATCAATGATGTCCCTTTTATAAGTAACAGTCCAAAACCTAACAGAGATGAGGCTTTGGAATACTACAGACGTGTGGCAACCTCCAATCAACTAAACATTAATTTATACGAAGAGGTTTTGGGTATTCTGGAGCACAAAGGACAGTTTGTAGTAACTTCCGAAAAACAAAACTACCGTGCCAAAAAAGTGATTATCGCGACAGGGTTCTATGACATCCCTAAATTGTTGAATGTTCCTGGAGAACAACTCCCAAAAGTATCCCATTATTATAAAGAGGCGCATCCATACAGCATGCAGAAAGTAATTGTAGTGGGAGCCAGTAACTCCTCAGTAGATGCCGCTTTGGAAATTTGGAGAAAGGGAGGAGAAGTAACCATGGTGATTAGAGGCAATGACATAGGAGAGCGTGTAAAATACTGGGTACGCCCCGATATTCTAAACCGAATTGAAGAAGGCAGCATAAAAGCCTATTTTAATTCTGAAATACAAGAAATAAAAGAAGAGGAAGTCTCCATAAATACTCCTAAAGGTATCATTACCCTCCCAAATAATTACGTAGTTGCCCTTACCGGTTACCAACCCAATTTCAAACTCCTTGAAGGGGCCAATATTACTTTTGGTGAGGATGAAAGACATATTCCTACCTATAATGCTGAAACCATGGAAACCAATGTCCCTGGATTGTATCTAGCTGGTGTAATTTGTGGTGGTATGGAAACCCATAAATGGTTTATAGAAAATTCACGTATCCATGCCAAACAAATCGCTGAACACATTTCACAAACCCTTTAA
- a CDS encoding sensor histidine kinase translates to MNIFYRSQILFFLLLTTISFGQEQNLFQTLDSLKRVENYRAIIQYRHTIDNIPKTKVSKGNYQLALAEAYNNFNQADSAFLYYKKALKSFTLHRKQEKIAKTNYEIYALLDSQKNLKSDKEIYLNNLITYAQEQNSTKWLGTIANQKAIAFHYAHELDSAKYFYNKALIHFKKMDSTQIQIGILSNLGSISSKIYKNQDSAIFYTQSALKLFDQDTSKSKNLNYRFAFYNNLGNYYRRAKNYPKALEYYTKAENMDLSKQAHSNYLTLYQNLDSTYIELNDFKNAHKYFSKSDSIQQVINLKDQNASITEVEARYENEKLRADNLEAEAARKRNRNFLILTIVLLVSGTVVAVLFQKNTRRKQKLAENEKELQTQKLATVLKEQELRAIDAMIEGQEKERLRIANDLHDDLGGLMANVKLHFNSLNGHQNQELFERTNTLIDEAYNKVRSIAHAKNSGVIAKQGLLKAVQQMADKISYANKICIEVIDYGLENRLENSLELTIFRIIQELTTNVIKHAEANEITIHLTNHDDSLNIMVEDNGKGFNPNKITLKSDGMGLGSIDKRVDHLHGSMAIESEPQKGTTIIIDIPL, encoded by the coding sequence ATGAACATTTTTTATAGATCCCAAATTTTATTCTTTTTGCTCCTGACCACCATAAGTTTTGGGCAGGAGCAAAATTTATTCCAGACCCTAGATTCCTTAAAGCGAGTAGAGAATTATAGGGCGATTATCCAATACCGTCATACCATTGATAATATTCCTAAGACTAAAGTTTCTAAAGGTAACTATCAATTAGCCCTAGCGGAAGCCTATAACAACTTCAACCAGGCAGATTCTGCTTTTTTGTATTATAAAAAGGCTTTAAAATCGTTTACTCTTCACCGCAAGCAAGAAAAAATTGCCAAAACCAATTATGAAATCTACGCCCTATTAGATTCTCAAAAAAATTTAAAATCTGATAAAGAAATTTATCTAAACAATCTTATAACCTATGCCCAAGAACAAAATTCAACAAAATGGCTAGGGACAATTGCCAATCAAAAGGCCATTGCATTTCATTACGCTCATGAATTAGATTCTGCAAAATATTTTTATAACAAGGCACTTATCCATTTTAAAAAAATGGATAGCACTCAAATACAAATCGGGATTTTATCCAATTTAGGGTCTATTAGTAGCAAAATATATAAAAATCAAGATTCTGCCATATTTTACACCCAATCCGCCTTAAAACTTTTTGATCAAGACACCTCAAAAAGCAAAAATTTAAATTACAGATTCGCATTTTACAACAATTTGGGAAATTACTATCGTCGAGCAAAAAACTACCCAAAAGCTCTAGAGTATTACACAAAGGCAGAAAACATGGACTTATCCAAACAAGCCCACTCAAACTATCTAACGCTCTATCAAAATCTGGATTCAACTTATATTGAATTGAACGACTTTAAAAATGCCCATAAATACTTTTCCAAATCCGACTCCATTCAGCAAGTCATCAACCTAAAAGACCAAAATGCCTCAATTACCGAAGTAGAAGCACGCTACGAAAACGAAAAGCTAAGAGCCGACAACCTTGAAGCTGAAGCAGCCAGGAAAAGAAACCGAAACTTCTTAATTTTAACTATTGTTCTTTTAGTATCAGGAACTGTGGTAGCTGTATTGTTTCAAAAAAACACACGTAGAAAACAAAAACTAGCCGAAAACGAGAAAGAACTCCAAACGCAAAAACTGGCTACAGTTTTAAAGGAACAAGAATTGAGGGCTATAGACGCCATGATTGAAGGTCAGGAAAAGGAACGCTTACGCATTGCCAATGACCTACATGATGATTTAGGTGGGCTTATGGCCAATGTAAAATTACACTTCAACAGTTTAAACGGTCACCAAAACCAAGAACTTTTCGAACGGACCAACACCCTTATTGATGAAGCCTATAACAAGGTACGCTCTATTGCCCATGCGAAGAATTCTGGTGTAATTGCGAAACAGGGATTATTAAAAGCGGTACAACAAATGGCAGATAAAATATCCTATGCCAATAAAATATGTATTGAAGTCATCGACTATGGTTTAGAAAATAGACTAGAAAATAGTTTAGAGCTTACCATTTTTAGAATTATTCAGGAATTGACAACCAATGTTATCAAACATGCCGAAGCAAATGAAATCACTATCCATTTAACCAACCACGACGATAGCCTGAATATCATGGTTGAAGATAACGGCAAAGGTTTCAACCCCAACAAAATCACCTTAAAAAGTGACGGAATGGGACTTGGTAGTATTGATAAACGTGTAGACCACCTCCATGGATCCATGGCCATAGAATCTGAACCCCAAAAAGGCACCACCATAATTATTGATATTCCCCTATGA
- a CDS encoding DUF1684 domain-containing protein: MRFLIFLILGAFALGCAQDKQPILGKTAFQKRLNAEFRDATKSPLTDKDRKGFKGLSFFEVDSSYVVTATLQRTPDSPWFLMKTTTDRESKERVYGVLKFQLKGEFYELKVYQGEELMAQEEYQDYLFLPFLDATNGTESYGGGRYIDLRIPEGDHLTIDFNTAYNPYCAYNEKYSCPIVPRYNYLDTEIRAGVKAYKKK, from the coding sequence ATGAGATTCTTAATTTTTTTGATTTTAGGGGCTTTTGCTCTGGGATGTGCTCAAGACAAGCAACCCATATTGGGGAAAACAGCCTTTCAGAAAAGGTTGAATGCTGAATTTAGGGATGCTACAAAGTCTCCATTGACAGATAAAGATCGAAAGGGGTTCAAGGGCCTGTCGTTTTTTGAAGTGGACTCTTCTTATGTGGTAACAGCAACATTACAACGGACCCCAGATTCACCATGGTTTTTAATGAAAACAACTACAGATCGCGAATCAAAAGAGCGCGTTTATGGAGTATTAAAGTTTCAGTTAAAAGGAGAGTTCTACGAACTCAAGGTGTATCAAGGAGAAGAATTGATGGCACAAGAGGAGTATCAAGACTATTTGTTTTTACCTTTTTTGGATGCTACCAATGGAACCGAAAGTTATGGGGGAGGTCGCTATATCGATTTAAGAATTCCGGAAGGAGATCATTTAACAATAGATTTTAATACGGCATATAACCCTTATTGCGCCTATAATGAAAAATATTCTTGTCCTATTGTGCCACGGTACAATTATCTTGATACAGAGATTAGGGCAGGGGTAAAGGCTTATAAAAAGAAATAA